A genomic segment from Triticum dicoccoides isolate Atlit2015 ecotype Zavitan chromosome 1A, WEW_v2.0, whole genome shotgun sequence encodes:
- the LOC119300743 gene encoding chromosome partition protein Smc-like, whose protein sequence is MAEAPNKSKKKAVVEEKKEPKNKAKGSNAQSSKGKEVEEDNRDLKRTIQDLEDKISAQNVKIKDNQTRIGKVAMEKDNVEEDITEQKNKETETGRKIDRLDMRKGKLVEKIGNLDLQKEEVVKEKTKLGKGITELKRKEQNTGTQIADLKKKENTLVEEKGKLAKELDEKKTMRIDNLERSNEELAKDNEELKKDKEKLVRKERKTREQKRELKNSYDTLQDKYDGRCCSSCSIC, encoded by the exons ATG GCAGAGGCACCGAATAAGAGCAAGAAGAAAGCAGTGGTGGAGGAGAAGAAAGAACCGAAGAACAAG GCAAAGGGATCGAATGCCCAAAGCTCGAAGGGCAAGGAAGTGGAGGAGGACAACAGAGATCTAAAGAGGACTATCCAAGACCTGGAGGACAAGATTAGCGCACAGAATGTTAAAATTAAAGACAACCAGACTCGCATAGGGAAAGTGGCCATGGAGAAAGATAATGTGGAAGAGGATATCACAGAGCAGAAGAATAAGGAAACAGAGACGGGAAGAAAGATTGATAGGCTGGACATGAGGAAAGGAAAGCTGGTGGAGAAGATAGGGAATCTGGACTTGCAGAAAGAAGAAGTGGTGAAGGAGAAAACAAAGCTGGGAAAGGGTATCACAGAGCTGAAGAGGAAGGAACAAAATACGGGAACACAGATTGCAGATCTGAAGAAGAAGGAAAATACGCTGGTGGAGGAGAAAGGAAAGTTGGCGAAGGAGCTAGATGAGAAAAAAACTATGAGGATTGATAATCTGGAGAGGAGCAACGAAGAGCTGGCCAAGGAcaatgaggaattgaagaaggacaAAGAGAAGCTGGTGCGTAAAGAAAGAAAGACCAGAGAGCAGAAAAGGGAACTGAAGAACAGCTACGACACGCTGCAGGACAAGTACGATGGGAGATGCTGCAGCTCTTGCTCAATTTGTTGA